In Candidatus Devosia phytovorans, the DNA window CTGCGGCAGCGATGGCGACGGCCGTATTGCGCGCGACCGGCTCGAGCAGGATGCCGGCGAGCTTGATGCCCAGTTCAGCGGCCTGTTCGGCGACGATGAAGCGGTAGTCGGCATTGGTGATAACCACCGCTGGCGCATAGACATTTTCGTCCGACACGCGGTCCAGCGTCTTCTGGAACAGGCTGGTCGGCCCGGTCAGTGGCAGGAACTGCTTGGGCCGCGCGGCGCGTGACATGGGCCAGAGGCGGGTTCCCTGGCCGCCGGCGAGAATGACGGGCACGATCTTGGTCATGGGTGCGATCCCTGAAATGCACTGTTGCACAACGACATAGCATGAGATTTCACCTCGGCGAGGCCAATTCTGCAGCGTCGTTAAGGGCGGTCGGCGAAGTCGTTCTGATCGATCTCGTTGAGGGTTTTCATCAGCAGGCCCTGGAACACAGGTTCGCGCTCGTCGCCATAAGCCACGAGCTCGGGCATGCCGTTGACCTGACAGATCAGGCTTGTGGCGAGCGCTGCCTGAATTTCCTTTTGCATCAGTGTGAAAGCGCGTGCTCCGGGGCCGACGATCAGGATGTGTGATGGGTCAAAGACAGCCATCATACGACTCAGACCATAGCCAATGGCGCGGCCGGCGAGGTTGAAGGCATGGGTAGCGGCCCGGTCGCCAGCTTCGGCATGGGCGATCAGCGCCTGGTATTGCGCCGCCGGTACGCTGCGGGCAGGGGCGGCGGTTTCCGGCACGGAATAGGCGGTGCGCAATACGCCATAGTCGGAGGCATAAGCCTCGACGCAACCGCGCATGCCACACCGGCACAGCGCGCCATTGGGTGTGTGGTTCATATGGCCGAATTCAGTGGCGCCTTCATCGCCGCGGCCCAGGATCTGGCCGCGGAAGGTCATGCCCATGGCCACGGTCGAGCCGACGAATACGGTGGCGACGCTGGCGTCGCGCAGGTTGGGATCGAGCCAGCGCGCGCCCTCGGCCAGCAGGCGTCCGCGCTTGTGGAGGCTCACCGGCAGATCAAGTGCTGCGGAAAGCTGGGCGGCAAGAGGCGTGTCAATCAGCTGGGCGATGGGCGACCATTTAAGGCTCTGGCCGCCGCGATCCAAGATGCCCTGCACGGAAATAGCGATGCGGCGCAGTCCTTTGGCTTCAGCCGGATTGCGCTCCTGCAGCTGGCGGAGTCGATCTTCCAGGAAGCGGGCAGGTGGCGTTTCGGCGAAGCTGGTCGGAGTTAGGGGCGTCTCGATGCGGTCGACGAGCACGCCGCCATAGTCAACCAGCGACAGGCGGGCGCGGTTGACGTCGACCTCGAAAAGCGCGGCCGATCCTGCATTGCGGTTGAAGCCGACGATGGTGGCGGGGCGGCCGCGGCTGCGGGTGTCTGCCTGTTCGACCCGCAGGTCGGCGATGATCTGCTGGTTCACAAGATCATGGGTGATGGCCGTAATGCTGGCGTGGCTGAGGCCGGTGGTGGTGGCCAAAGCGGTGCGCGACATCGGGCCCTGCATGCGCAGGGCACCCAGCACCAGACCCCGGTTCTGTCGCCGGACGCTGTCACTATCGCTGACGTTGCGCGCCAAGCAGACTTCTCCTCACCCCATAGCAACACATCACCCTTCGGATGCCGGCGCAATCCGACTTATTTCGGGTGTCGAAATTGACATTGACTTGCTTGAGGTACGCATGTCACTCTTTTTTCGAGCAGCGAAAATATTGCTCAGGGCGCCGGTGGAGGGTGCCCGCTG includes these proteins:
- a CDS encoding ROK family protein; this translates as MARNVSDSDSVRRQNRGLVLGALRMQGPMSRTALATTTGLSHASITAITHDLVNQQIIADLRVEQADTRSRGRPATIVGFNRNAGSAALFEVDVNRARLSLVDYGGVLVDRIETPLTPTSFAETPPARFLEDRLRQLQERNPAEAKGLRRIAISVQGILDRGGQSLKWSPIAQLIDTPLAAQLSAALDLPVSLHKRGRLLAEGARWLDPNLRDASVATVFVGSTVAMGMTFRGQILGRGDEGATEFGHMNHTPNGALCRCGMRGCVEAYASDYGVLRTAYSVPETAAPARSVPAAQYQALIAHAEAGDRAATHAFNLAGRAIGYGLSRMMAVFDPSHILIVGPGARAFTLMQKEIQAALATSLICQVNGMPELVAYGDEREPVFQGLLMKTLNEIDQNDFADRP